Proteins encoded in a region of the Pseudomonas denitrificans (nom. rej.) genome:
- a CDS encoding CoA transferase subunit A has protein sequence MAELLTLREAVERFVNDGDTVALEGFTHLIPTAASHELIRQGKKDLHLVRMTPDLVYDLLIGAGCVRKLTFSWGGNPGVGSLHRLRDAVEKGWPRELEIDEHSHADLANSYVAGASGLPFAVLRAYAGSDLPKVNPNIKFINCPFTGEQLAAVPSVRPDVTVIHAQKADRKGNVLLWGILGVQKEAALAAKRCIVTVEEIVDDLNAPMNSCVLPTWALSAVCLVPGGSHPSYAHGYSERDNRFYQAWDPIARDRDTFNAWIDTYIRGTKDFNEFKAKLAEAK, from the coding sequence ATGGCTGAACTCCTGACTCTCCGCGAAGCGGTCGAGCGCTTCGTCAACGACGGCGATACCGTCGCGCTCGAAGGCTTCACTCACCTGATCCCGACCGCTGCCTCCCACGAGCTGATCCGCCAGGGCAAGAAAGACCTGCACCTGGTGCGCATGACGCCCGACCTGGTCTACGACCTGCTGATCGGCGCCGGCTGCGTGCGCAAGCTGACCTTCTCCTGGGGCGGCAACCCCGGTGTCGGTTCGCTGCATCGCCTGCGTGACGCGGTGGAGAAGGGCTGGCCGCGGGAGCTGGAGATCGACGAGCACAGCCACGCCGACCTCGCCAACTCCTACGTCGCCGGCGCCTCGGGCCTGCCGTTCGCCGTGCTGCGTGCCTACGCCGGTTCCGACCTGCCGAAGGTCAACCCGAACATCAAGTTCATCAACTGCCCGTTCACCGGTGAGCAACTGGCCGCCGTGCCTTCGGTGCGTCCGGACGTCACCGTGATCCACGCGCAGAAGGCCGACCGCAAGGGCAACGTGCTGCTGTGGGGCATCCTTGGCGTGCAGAAGGAAGCCGCCCTGGCCGCCAAGCGCTGCATCGTCACCGTCGAGGAAATCGTCGACGACCTGAATGCGCCGATGAACTCCTGCGTGCTGCCGACCTGGGCGCTGTCCGCCGTCTGCCTGGTGCCCGGCGGTTCGCACCCGTCCTACGCCCACGGCTACTCCGAGCGCGACAACCGCTTCTACCAGGCCTGGGACCCGATCGCCCGCGACCGCGACACCTTCAACGCCTGGATCGATACCTACATCCGCGGCACGAAAGATTTCAACGAGTTCAAAGCCAAGCTCGCGGAGGCCAAGTAA
- a CDS encoding CoA-transferase subunit beta, which produces MSAYSTNEMMTVAAARRLKNGAVCFVGIGLPSKAANLARLTASPDVVLIYESGPIGAKPSVLPLSIGDGELAETADTVVPTGEIFRYWLQGGRIDVGFLGAAQVDRFGNINTTVIGDYNKPKVRLPGAGGAPEIAGSAKEVLIILKQSHRTFVDKLAFITSVGFGEGGDHRKQLGLPGKGPVAIITDLCIMEPEAGSNEFIVTTLHPGVTREQVVENTGWAIRFAEQVTETVAPTDVELEALRALEARTAAAHGQLGGEE; this is translated from the coding sequence ATGAGCGCCTACAGCACCAATGAAATGATGACCGTGGCCGCCGCCCGCCGCCTGAAGAACGGTGCCGTCTGCTTCGTCGGTATCGGCCTGCCGTCCAAGGCCGCCAACCTCGCGCGTCTGACTGCCTCGCCGGACGTGGTCCTGATCTACGAATCGGGCCCCATCGGCGCCAAGCCCAGCGTGCTGCCGCTGTCCATCGGCGACGGCGAGCTGGCCGAGACCGCCGACACCGTGGTGCCCACCGGCGAGATCTTCCGCTACTGGCTGCAGGGCGGGCGCATTGACGTCGGCTTCCTCGGCGCAGCCCAGGTCGACCGCTTCGGCAACATCAACACCACTGTCATCGGCGACTACAACAAGCCCAAGGTGCGCCTGCCTGGCGCCGGTGGCGCGCCGGAGATCGCCGGTTCCGCCAAGGAAGTGCTGATCATCCTCAAGCAGTCCCACCGCACCTTCGTCGACAAGCTGGCCTTCATCACCTCGGTCGGCTTCGGCGAGGGCGGCGACCATCGCAAGCAGCTCGGCCTCCCAGGCAAGGGCCCGGTGGCGATCATCACCGACCTGTGCATCATGGAGCCGGAAGCCGGCAGCAACGAATTCATCGTCACCACCCTGCACCCGGGCGTGACCCGCGAGCAGGTGGTCGAGAACACCGGCTGGGCGATCCGCTTCGCTGAGCAGGTGACCGAGACCGTCGCGCCGACCGACGTCGAGCTGGAAGCTCTGCGCGCCCTCGAAGCTCGCACCGCCGCCGCCCACGGCCAGCTGGGAGGTGAGGAATGA
- the pcaF gene encoding 3-oxoadipyl-CoA thiolase, with protein MSREVFICDAVRTPIGRFGGSLSGVRADDLAAVPVKALLERNPQVDWAALDEVYLGCANQAGEDNRNVARMALLLAGLPESVPGVTLNRLCASGLDAVGTGFRAIASGEAELVIAGGVESMSRAPYVMGKADSAFGRGQKIEDTTIGWRFINPLMKAQYGVDAMPQTADNVADDYNVNRADQDAFSLRSQQRAGVAQANGYFAEEIVPVVIKGRKGETVVDTDEHPRPDTTLEALAKLKPVNGEGKTVTAGNASGVNDGAVALILASAEAVKKHGLTPRAKVLGMASAGVAPRVMGIGPVPAVRKLLERLNLSVDQFDVIELNEAFAAQGLAVTRDLGIADDDVRVNPNGGAIALGHPLGASGARLVLTAVHQLQKSGGKLGLCTMCVGVGQGVALVVERV; from the coding sequence ATGAGCCGCGAGGTCTTCATCTGCGACGCCGTGCGCACGCCCATCGGTCGCTTCGGCGGCTCGCTCTCCGGTGTGCGCGCCGACGACCTCGCCGCCGTGCCGGTGAAGGCGCTGCTGGAACGTAACCCGCAAGTCGACTGGGCCGCGCTGGACGAGGTCTACCTCGGCTGCGCCAACCAGGCCGGCGAGGACAACCGCAACGTGGCGCGTATGGCGCTGCTGCTGGCTGGCCTGCCGGAAAGCGTGCCGGGCGTGACCCTCAACCGTCTCTGCGCCTCGGGCCTGGACGCGGTAGGCACCGGCTTCCGCGCCATCGCCAGCGGCGAGGCCGAGCTGGTCATCGCTGGCGGCGTCGAGTCCATGTCCCGCGCGCCCTACGTGATGGGCAAGGCCGACAGCGCCTTCGGCCGCGGCCAGAAGATCGAGGACACTACCATCGGCTGGCGCTTCATCAATCCGCTGATGAAGGCGCAGTACGGCGTGGACGCCATGCCGCAGACCGCCGACAACGTGGCCGACGATTACAACGTCAACCGCGCCGACCAGGACGCCTTTTCCCTGCGCAGCCAGCAGCGTGCCGGCGTCGCCCAGGCCAACGGCTACTTCGCCGAGGAAATCGTCCCGGTGGTGATCAAGGGCCGCAAGGGCGAGACCGTCGTCGACACCGACGAACACCCGCGCCCGGACACCACTCTGGAAGCGCTGGCCAAGCTCAAGCCGGTCAACGGCGAAGGCAAGACCGTCACTGCCGGCAACGCTTCCGGCGTGAATGACGGTGCCGTGGCTCTGATCCTCGCCAGCGCCGAGGCGGTGAAGAAACACGGCCTGACGCCGCGCGCGAAGGTGCTCGGCATGGCCAGCGCCGGTGTCGCCCCGCGCGTGATGGGAATCGGCCCGGTGCCGGCGGTGCGCAAGCTGCTGGAACGCCTGAACCTGTCGGTCGACCAGTTCGATGTCATCGAGCTGAACGAAGCCTTTGCCGCGCAAGGTCTGGCGGTGACCCGTGATCTGGGCATCGCCGATGACGACGTACGGGTGAACCCCAACGGCGGCGCCATCGCCCTCGGCCACCCGCTGGGTGCCAGCGGCGCGCGCCTGGTGCTGACCGCCGTGCACCAGCTGCAGAAGTCCGGCGGCAAGCTTGGCCTGTGCACCATGTGCGTGGGCGTAGGGCAGGGCGTGGCGCTGGTCGTCGAGCGCGTCTGA
- a CDS encoding 3-carboxy-cis,cis-muconate cycloisomerase, translating to MRAIFSDHGRVQGMLDFEAALARAEARVGVIPASAVAPVAAACRAELYDFAALAQAICSAGNSAIPLVKALGKRIAAEDAEAERYVHLGATSQDAMDSGLVLQLRAAIELLEGDLAQLADALALQAQAHAGTPMVGRTWLQHATPVTLGMKIAGWLGAITRHRQRLNELKPRLLCLQFGGASGSLAALGEQGFAVAEALAEELGLQLPEQPWHTQRDRLVEFASLLGLIAGSLGKLGRDLSLLMQTEAGEVFEPSAPGKGGSSTMPHKRNPVGAAVLIGAATRAPGLVSTLFAAMPQEHERSLGLWHAEWESLPELCCLVSGALQQALSLVPGLEVDARRMLANLDLTRGLVLAEAVSIALAQRIGRDAAHHLVEQCCKQAVKEGAHLRAVLGANAEVAAQLNAEELDRLLDPAHYLGQARRWVERALAEHQALSLRKESP from the coding sequence ATGCGCGCGATCTTCAGCGACCACGGCCGGGTGCAGGGCATGCTCGACTTCGAGGCCGCGCTGGCCCGTGCCGAGGCCCGCGTGGGTGTGATCCCGGCAAGCGCCGTGGCGCCCGTCGCCGCCGCCTGCCGCGCCGAACTCTACGATTTCGCTGCACTGGCGCAGGCCATCTGCAGCGCCGGTAATTCCGCGATCCCGCTGGTGAAGGCGCTGGGCAAGCGTATCGCCGCCGAGGACGCCGAAGCCGAGCGCTACGTGCACCTGGGCGCCACCAGCCAGGACGCCATGGACTCCGGGTTGGTCCTGCAGTTGCGTGCCGCCATCGAGCTGCTCGAAGGCGACCTCGCCCAGCTGGCCGACGCGCTCGCCCTACAAGCACAAGCCCACGCTGGCACACCCATGGTCGGCCGCACCTGGCTGCAGCACGCCACGCCCGTTACCCTCGGCATGAAGATCGCCGGCTGGCTGGGTGCGATCACCCGCCATCGCCAGCGTCTGAACGAACTCAAGCCGCGCCTGCTGTGCCTGCAATTCGGCGGCGCCTCCGGCAGCCTCGCCGCGCTGGGCGAGCAGGGCTTCGCCGTGGCCGAAGCGCTGGCTGAAGAGCTGGGCCTGCAACTCCCCGAACAACCCTGGCACACCCAGCGCGACCGCCTGGTGGAGTTCGCCAGCCTGCTCGGCCTGATCGCCGGCAGCCTGGGCAAACTGGGCCGCGATCTCAGCCTGCTGATGCAGACCGAGGCCGGCGAAGTCTTCGAGCCTTCCGCGCCGGGCAAGGGTGGTTCCTCCACCATGCCGCACAAGCGCAACCCGGTGGGCGCCGCCGTGCTGATTGGCGCGGCGACCCGCGCGCCCGGCCTGGTCTCGACCCTGTTCGCCGCCATGCCCCAGGAGCACGAGCGCAGCCTCGGCCTGTGGCACGCCGAATGGGAAAGCCTGCCGGAGCTGTGCTGCCTTGTCTCCGGTGCGTTGCAACAGGCGCTGAGCCTGGTGCCGGGCCTGGAAGTCGACGCCAGGCGCATGCTGGCGAACCTCGACCTGACCCGTGGCCTGGTGCTCGCCGAAGCCGTGAGCATCGCCCTGGCCCAGCGCATCGGCCGCGACGCCGCACACCACCTGGTGGAGCAGTGCTGCAAACAGGCGGTGAAGGAGGGTGCACACCTGCGCGCGGTGCTCGGTGCCAACGCCGAAGTCGCCGCCCAACTGAATGCCGAAGAGCTGGATCGCCTGCTCGATCCCGCCCATTACCTGGGCCAGGCGCGCCGCTGGGTCGAGCGCGCGCTGGCCGAACACCAAGCTCTTTCCTTGCGCAAAGAATCCCCATAG
- the pcaD gene encoding 3-oxoadipate enol-lactonase, giving the protein MPAVRLADGDLNYLLEGPQLSGPADAPVLVLSNSLGTDLHMWDAQVAAFAEHFRVLRYDTRGHGASLVTPGPYSIEQNGRDVLALLDALDIPRAHFCGLSMGGLIGQWLAIHAPERIERLVVCNTAAKIGTPEVWNPRIETVLSGGAEAMRNLRDASISRWFTADFAEAEPGKVEPIVGMLAQTSPEGYAANCAAVRDADFRGEIGAISARTLVVCGAADPVTTTEDGRFLQARIPGAELAEFRAAHLSNVQAGDAFSQRVLDFLRA; this is encoded by the coding sequence ATGCCTGCCGTACGTCTCGCCGATGGCGACCTGAATTACTTACTTGAAGGGCCGCAACTCTCAGGCCCCGCCGACGCTCCGGTTTTGGTGCTGTCCAACTCCCTGGGCACCGACCTGCACATGTGGGACGCGCAGGTCGCCGCCTTCGCCGAACACTTCCGCGTGCTGCGCTATGACACCCGTGGCCACGGCGCTTCGCTGGTCACTCCCGGCCCGTACAGCATCGAGCAGAACGGCCGTGACGTGCTGGCCCTGCTGGACGCGCTGGACATCCCGCGCGCGCATTTCTGCGGCCTGTCCATGGGTGGCCTGATCGGCCAGTGGCTGGCCATCCATGCGCCGGAGCGCATCGAGCGTCTGGTGGTGTGCAACACCGCCGCGAAGATCGGCACCCCGGAAGTCTGGAACCCGCGCATCGAGACCGTGCTCAGTGGCGGCGCCGAGGCTATGCGCAACCTGCGTGACGCGTCGATCTCGCGCTGGTTCACCGCCGACTTCGCCGAAGCTGAGCCGGGCAAGGTCGAGCCTATCGTCGGCATGCTGGCGCAGACTTCGCCGGAAGGTTACGCAGCCAACTGCGCGGCTGTGCGTGATGCCGATTTCCGTGGAGAGATCGGTGCTATCTCGGCGCGGACCCTGGTGGTCTGCGGCGCTGCCGACCCGGTGACCACCACCGAGGACGGCCGCTTCCTGCAGGCGCGCATTCCCGGCGCCGAGCTGGCGGAATTCCGCGCCGCGCACCTGTCCAACGTGCAGGCCGGCGATGCCTTCAGCCAGCGCGTGCTGGACTTCCTGCGCGCTTAA
- the pcaC gene encoding 4-carboxymuconolactone decarboxylase codes for MDEKERYEAGMQVRRAVLGDAHVDRSLQKRNTFNEEFQEMITRHAWGDIWTRPGLPRHTRSLITIAMLIGMNREGELTLHLRAARNNGVTREEIKEVLLQSAIYCGIPAANATFHLAEAVWDELGTESLGDA; via the coding sequence ATGGACGAGAAAGAACGCTACGAAGCCGGCATGCAGGTGCGCCGCGCGGTGCTGGGCGACGCCCACGTCGACCGCAGCCTGCAGAAGCGCAACACCTTCAACGAAGAGTTCCAGGAAATGATCACCCGCCATGCCTGGGGTGACATCTGGACTCGTCCCGGCTTGCCGCGCCACACCCGCAGCCTGATCACCATCGCCATGCTGATTGGCATGAACCGCGAGGGCGAGCTCACGCTGCACCTGCGCGCCGCGCGCAACAACGGCGTGACCCGCGAAGAGATCAAAGAAGTCCTGCTGCAGAGTGCGATCTACTGCGGCATCCCGGCCGCCAACGCCACCTTCCACCTCGCCGAGGCGGTGTGGGACGAGCTGGGCACCGAGTCGCTGGGCGACGCCTGA
- a CDS encoding acetoacetate--CoA ligase, which yields MNPLLWTPSPERIAATRMDAFRRKVAQQHGVDLPDYAALHAWSIAEREAFWLAIIDTFGVQFHEAPTAVLEEGPEMPDARWFPGATLNFAEHLLRRRDNKPALIAISEDERREVISHAELAAQVAGLQCALREAGVGVGDRVAAFMPNTWQTVVGMLATTSLGATWSSCSPDFGTHGVIDRFGQIEPKVLIACAGYRYAGKMLDLSAKLNEILAQLPTLEQLVIVPYANGHARRSDFQTPARVSLWQDFFHSGGEPVFTPVPFDHPLYILYSSGTTGVPKCIVHGAGGVLLQHLKEHGLHVDLGNEDTLFYYTTCGWMMWNWLVSGLAVGATLVLYDGSPFHPGPERLMDLIDAENISVFGTSAKYIAALEKANVRPRQSHSLERLKTLLSTGSPLAHESFDYVYREVKPDLCLSSISGGTDIVSCFAIGNPTLPVWRGEIQCKALGMAVEVWDEAGRPVRGEKGELVCVRHFPSIPAGFWNDENNERFLDAYFATFPGVWAHGDYAEETAHGGLVIHGRSDAVLNPGGVRIGTAEIYRQVEKIEQVLESIAIGQEWQGDVRVVLFVRLRDGVELDEALQERIRQTIRSNTTPRHVPAKILAVSDIPRTISGKIVELAVRNVVHGQPVKNTDALANPQALELFRDRKELES from the coding sequence ATGAACCCACTGCTCTGGACACCCTCCCCCGAACGCATCGCCGCCACCCGGATGGACGCCTTCCGCCGCAAGGTGGCGCAGCAGCACGGAGTCGACCTGCCCGACTACGCCGCATTGCACGCCTGGAGCATCGCCGAGCGCGAGGCCTTCTGGCTGGCCATCATCGACACCTTCGGCGTGCAGTTCCACGAGGCACCCACGGCAGTCCTCGAGGAAGGCCCGGAAATGCCCGATGCGCGCTGGTTCCCCGGCGCCACCCTGAACTTCGCCGAACACCTGCTGCGCCGTCGCGACAACAAGCCGGCGCTGATCGCCATCAGCGAGGATGAGCGTCGCGAGGTGATCAGCCATGCCGAGCTGGCCGCCCAGGTCGCCGGTCTGCAGTGTGCCCTGCGCGAAGCCGGCGTGGGCGTCGGCGACCGCGTCGCGGCCTTCATGCCCAACACCTGGCAGACCGTGGTCGGCATGCTCGCCACCACCAGCCTCGGCGCCACCTGGTCGAGCTGCTCGCCGGACTTCGGCACCCATGGCGTGATCGACCGCTTCGGCCAGATCGAGCCCAAGGTGCTGATCGCCTGCGCCGGCTACCGCTACGCCGGCAAGATGCTGGACCTCAGCGCCAAGCTCAACGAAATCCTCGCCCAGCTGCCCACCCTGGAGCAGTTGGTGATCGTCCCCTACGCCAACGGCCACGCGCGACGCAGCGACTTCCAGACGCCGGCACGGGTCAGCCTCTGGCAGGACTTCTTCCACAGCGGAGGCGAGCCGGTATTCACCCCGGTGCCTTTCGACCACCCGCTGTACATCCTCTACTCCTCCGGCACCACCGGCGTGCCCAAGTGCATTGTCCACGGCGCCGGCGGCGTGCTGCTGCAGCACCTGAAGGAGCACGGCCTGCACGTCGACCTGGGCAACGAAGACACGCTGTTCTACTACACCACCTGCGGCTGGATGATGTGGAACTGGCTGGTCTCGGGACTCGCCGTCGGCGCGACGCTGGTGCTCTACGACGGCTCGCCCTTCCACCCCGGCCCCGAGCGCCTGATGGACCTGATCGACGCGGAGAACATCAGCGTGTTCGGCACCAGCGCCAAGTACATCGCCGCACTGGAAAAGGCCAACGTGCGGCCACGCCAGAGCCACTCGCTGGAGCGTCTGAAGACCCTGCTCTCGACCGGCTCGCCGCTGGCCCACGAGAGCTTCGACTACGTCTACCGCGAGGTGAAACCCGACCTCTGCCTGTCGTCGATCTCCGGCGGCACCGACATCGTTTCCTGCTTCGCGATCGGTAATCCGACCCTGCCGGTGTGGCGCGGGGAAATCCAGTGCAAGGCACTGGGTATGGCGGTGGAAGTCTGGGACGAGGCCGGCAGGCCGGTGCGCGGCGAGAAAGGCGAGCTGGTCTGTGTGCGGCACTTCCCGTCGATCCCGGCGGGCTTCTGGAACGACGAGAACAACGAGAGATTTCTCGATGCCTACTTCGCCACCTTCCCCGGCGTCTGGGCCCATGGCGACTACGCCGAGGAGACCGCACACGGCGGTCTGGTGATCCATGGCCGTTCCGATGCCGTGCTCAACCCCGGCGGCGTGCGCATCGGCACCGCGGAAATCTATCGCCAGGTGGAGAAGATCGAACAGGTGCTGGAGTCCATCGCCATCGGCCAGGAGTGGCAAGGCGACGTACGCGTGGTGCTGTTCGTGCGACTGCGTGACGGCGTGGAACTGGACGAAGCGCTGCAGGAACGCATCCGCCAGACCATCCGCAGCAACACCACCCCACGCCATGTGCCGGCGAAGATCCTCGCGGTCAGCGACATCCCGCGCACCATCAGCGGCAAGATCGTCGAACTGGCGGTACGCAACGTGGTGCACGGCCAGCCGGTGAAGAACACCGACGCGCTGGCCAACCCGCAGGCGCTCGAGCTGTTCAGGGACAGGAAGGAGTTGGAGAGCTGA
- a CDS encoding 3-hydroxybutyrate dehydrogenase, whose protein sequence is MTLKGKTALVTGSTSGIGLGIAARLAQAGANVVVNGFGDIDAAVRELSVHGTHIGHHGADMAQPEQIAEMIAYVEREFGGLDILVNNAGIQHVAALEEFPVERWNAIIAINLSSVFHTTRLALPGMRQRGWGRILNIASTHGLVASAGKSAYVAAKHGVIGLTKTTALETATSAITCNAICPGWVLTPLVQQQIDSRIAAGATPEQARHDLLAEKQPSLDFVTADQLGELALFLCSEAAAQVRGAAWNMDGGWVAQ, encoded by the coding sequence ATGACTCTCAAAGGCAAGACCGCACTGGTCACCGGCTCCACCAGCGGCATCGGCCTGGGCATCGCCGCGCGCCTTGCACAGGCGGGCGCCAACGTGGTGGTCAACGGCTTCGGCGACATCGACGCGGCGGTGCGCGAGCTGTCGGTACACGGCACGCATATCGGCCACCACGGCGCGGACATGGCGCAACCCGAACAGATCGCCGAGATGATCGCCTACGTCGAGCGCGAGTTCGGCGGCCTCGACATCCTGGTCAACAATGCCGGCATCCAGCACGTCGCGGCGCTGGAGGAGTTCCCCGTGGAGCGCTGGAACGCGATCATCGCCATCAACCTCTCCTCGGTGTTCCACACCACCCGCCTGGCGTTGCCGGGCATGCGCCAGCGCGGCTGGGGGCGCATCCTCAATATCGCCTCGACCCACGGCCTGGTCGCCTCCGCCGGCAAGAGCGCCTACGTGGCCGCCAAGCACGGGGTGATCGGCCTGACCAAGACCACCGCCCTGGAAACCGCCACCAGCGCCATCACCTGCAACGCCATCTGCCCCGGCTGGGTGCTGACGCCGCTGGTGCAGCAGCAGATCGACTCGCGCATAGCGGCCGGTGCCACACCCGAACAGGCACGCCACGACCTGCTGGCGGAGAAGCAGCCGTCGCTCGACTTCGTCACCGCCGACCAGCTGGGCGAGCTGGCGCTATTCTTGTGTTCTGAAGCCGCCGCCCAGGTCCGCGGCGCCGCCTGGAACATGGACGGCGGCTGGGTCGCGCAGTGA
- a CDS encoding GntP family permease, with product MSVVIALAALALLMLAAYRGYSVILFAPIAALLAVLLTDPAAVAPAFTGVFMEKMVGFVKLYFPVFLLGAVFGKLIELSGFSRSIVAAAIRLLGTSQAMLVIVLVCALLTYGGVSLFVVVFAVYPFAAEMFRQSNIPKRLIPATIALGAFSFTMDALPGTPQIQNIIPTAFFNTTGWAAPWLGLIGSLFVFSVGMLFLRRQAGKARAAGEGYGSELRNEPETADDIRLPNPLLALSPLVLVGVANLLFTHWIPQVYGKTHSLQLAGMAAPVASDVAKLTGIWAVQAALLLGILLVLVTSFTVIRSKLAEGSKTAVGGALLAAMNTASEYGFGAVIASLPGFLVLADALKKIPDPLINEAIAVTTLAGITGSASGGMSIALAAMSEQFIAAAHAANIPLEVLHRVAAMASGGMDTLPHNGAVITLLAVTGLTHREAYKDIFAITLIKTLAVFVVIGTFYATGIV from the coding sequence ATGAGCGTGGTCATCGCCCTTGCGGCCCTCGCCCTGCTGATGCTCGCCGCCTACCGCGGCTACAGCGTGATCCTCTTCGCCCCCATCGCGGCGCTGCTCGCGGTGCTGCTGACGGACCCTGCCGCCGTCGCCCCGGCCTTCACCGGGGTGTTCATGGAGAAGATGGTCGGCTTCGTCAAACTCTACTTCCCGGTGTTCCTGCTCGGCGCGGTGTTCGGCAAGCTGATCGAGCTGTCGGGCTTCTCGCGCTCCATTGTCGCCGCCGCCATCCGCCTGCTTGGCACCAGCCAGGCGATGCTGGTGATCGTGCTGGTCTGCGCCCTGCTCACCTACGGCGGCGTCTCGCTGTTCGTGGTGGTGTTCGCGGTCTACCCCTTCGCTGCCGAGATGTTCCGCCAGAGCAACATTCCCAAGCGGCTGATCCCGGCGACCATCGCCCTGGGCGCGTTCAGTTTCACCATGGATGCCTTGCCCGGCACCCCGCAGATCCAGAACATCATCCCCACCGCCTTCTTCAACACCACCGGCTGGGCCGCGCCCTGGCTGGGGCTGATCGGCAGCCTCTTCGTGTTCAGCGTCGGCATGCTGTTCCTGCGTCGCCAGGCCGGCAAGGCGCGCGCCGCCGGCGAGGGCTACGGCAGCGAGCTGCGCAACGAGCCGGAAACCGCCGACGACATCCGGCTGCCCAACCCGCTGCTGGCGCTCTCGCCGCTGGTGCTGGTGGGCGTCGCCAACCTGCTGTTCACCCACTGGATTCCCCAGGTCTACGGCAAGACCCACAGCCTGCAACTGGCCGGCATGGCCGCCCCGGTGGCCAGCGACGTGGCCAAGCTGACCGGCATCTGGGCGGTGCAGGCGGCGCTGCTGCTGGGCATCCTGCTGGTGCTGGTGACCAGCTTCACGGTGATCCGCAGCAAGCTTGCCGAGGGCAGCAAGACCGCCGTGGGCGGCGCGCTGCTGGCGGCCATGAACACGGCCTCGGAATACGGCTTCGGTGCGGTGATCGCCTCGCTGCCGGGCTTCCTGGTGCTGGCCGATGCGCTGAAGAAGATTCCCGATCCGCTGATCAACGAGGCCATCGCCGTCACCACCCTGGCCGGCATCACCGGCTCGGCGTCGGGCGGCATGAGCATCGCCCTGGCGGCCATGTCCGAGCAGTTCATCGCCGCCGCCCACGCCGCCAACATCCCGCTGGAAGTGCTGCACCGGGTCGCGGCCATGGCCTCCGGCGGCATGGACACCCTGCCGCACAACGGCGCGGTCATCACCCTGCTCGCGGTCACCGGCCTGACCCACCGCGAGGCCTACAAGGACATCTTCGCCATCACCCTGATCAAGACCCTCGCGGTGTTCGTGGTGATCGGCACGTTCTACGCCACCGGCATCGTCTGA
- a CDS encoding OprD family porin yields the protein MSRTAILAALGSTLVLSPQAFAEFLADSKASVELRNFYFNRDFRQDNAAQSKQDEWAQGFLLRYESGYTEGTIGVGVDALGLLGVKLDSSPDRAGSGLLPRDKDKVNGAPDDYSELGLTAKLRASKSTLKIGTLLPKLPTVLANDSRLLPQTFEGAHLNSAEFAGLTFDGGRLRQVSQRDSSNREDMTVTSGSARGIVATDTSDQFDFAGLSYKWTPQLTTGYSYAKLDGLYDQHIVNLVHVLPVAAGQSLKTDLRYARSDDDGHSNVDNRAFGAMLTYTLGGHGFGAGYQKMSGDTGFAYIGGTDAFLVNFVQIGDFANRDEKSWQARYDYDFGALGVPGLTFMTRYLSGDSIELGAGKPEGKEWERDTDIGYVVQSGPLKNVGVKWRNATVRSSHFGNDLDENRLILSYVLPLW from the coding sequence ATGAGCCGTACCGCCATTCTGGCCGCCCTCGGTTCCACCCTCGTCCTTTCGCCCCAGGCCTTCGCCGAATTTCTTGCCGACAGCAAGGCCAGCGTCGAACTGCGCAACTTCTACTTCAACCGCGACTTCCGCCAGGACAACGCCGCGCAGTCCAAGCAGGACGAATGGGCCCAGGGCTTTCTGCTGCGCTACGAATCCGGCTACACCGAAGGCACCATCGGCGTGGGCGTGGATGCCCTCGGCCTGCTCGGCGTGAAGCTGGATTCCAGCCCCGACCGCGCCGGCTCCGGCCTGCTGCCGCGCGACAAGGACAAGGTCAACGGCGCCCCGGACGACTACAGCGAGCTGGGCCTGACCGCCAAGCTGCGCGCCTCAAAAAGCACGCTGAAGATCGGCACCCTGCTGCCCAAGCTGCCCACCGTGCTGGCCAACGATTCGCGTCTGCTGCCGCAGACCTTCGAAGGCGCGCACCTGAATTCCGCCGAGTTCGCCGGCCTGACCTTCGACGGTGGCCGCCTGCGCCAGGTGAGCCAGCGCGACTCGTCCAACCGCGAGGACATGACCGTCACCAGCGGCAGCGCGCGCGGCATCGTCGCCACCGACACCAGCGACCAGTTCGACTTCGCCGGCCTGAGCTACAAGTGGACGCCGCAACTCACCACCGGCTACAGCTACGCCAAGCTCGACGGGCTCTACGACCAGCACATCGTCAACCTGGTGCACGTGCTGCCCGTCGCTGCCGGCCAGTCGCTGAAGACCGATCTGCGCTACGCGCGTTCCGACGACGACGGCCACAGTAACGTCGACAACCGCGCCTTCGGCGCGATGCTCACCTACACGCTGGGCGGCCACGGCTTCGGCGCCGGCTACCAGAAAATGAGCGGCGACACCGGCTTCGCCTACATCGGCGGCACCGACGCCTTCCTGGTCAACTTCGTGCAGATCGGCGACTTCGCCAACCGCGACGAGAAGTCCTGGCAGGCTCGCTACGACTACGACTTCGGCGCCCTCGGGGTTCCCGGCCTGACCTTCATGACGCGCTACCTGTCCGGCGACAGCATCGAGCTGGGCGCGGGCAAGCCCGAAGGCAAGGAATGGGAACGCGACACCGATATCGGCTACGTGGTGCAGAGCGGCCCGCTGAAGAACGTCGGCGTGAAGTGGCGCAATGCGACGGTGCGCTCCAGCCACTTCGGCAACGACCTGGACGAGAACCGCCTGATCCTCAGCTACGTGCTGCCGCTCTGGTAA